One part of the Ziziphus jujuba cultivar Dongzao chromosome 2, ASM3175591v1 genome encodes these proteins:
- the LOC132800551 gene encoding receptor-like protein 43 translates to MACYNHLSGAIPTFLGELSELKSLHLNDNNRYGQLPSSFQNLSSLETLNLGNNRLKGRIPPWIGKGFENLRILSLRSNSFSGELPALLSNLSSLQVLDVAENQLTGSIPASFGHFKAMLQAQIINRYLLYGAAPTHQNSETRKHPDSYVGTHISCLSTSTMQLGNYYESFIVNMKGQLLRYTKTLSLVTMLDLSGNNLSGDLPIEMTNLLGLIVLNLSRNHFTGHIPKSISKLKQLYSLDLSSNMFSGAIPQSLGPLSFLGCSRLMNPLLLEMLAFVGNVGLCGGPLAVKCPGDDKNGKSDKEWMTPMDTGNGDSFTDKWFYLSIGLGFAAGILVPYLITAMRKPWSGAYFDVVDKAVDRILYLWLKYRTIKQRTRGNQRRR, encoded by the exons ATGGCAT GCTACAACCATTTGTCTGGAGCCATTCCTACCTTCTTGGGTGAATTAAGTGAGCTTAAATCATTGCACCTAAACGACAACAATCGCTACGGACAGCTCCCATCATCTTTCCAAAACTTATCGAGTTTGGAGACCCTAAATCTTGGAAACAACAGATTAAAGGGTAGAATTCCACCATGGATTGGGAAAGGATTTGAAAATCTAAGAATTCTTAGCTTGAGGTCTAATTCATTTTCAGGAGAACTTCCAGCTCTGTTATCAAATTTAAGTTCACTACAAGTCCTGGATGTAGCAGAAAATCAGTTGACAGGCAGTATTCCAGCTAGCTTTGGACATTTTAAAGCTATGTTACAAGCCCAAATCATTAACCGTTATCTATTGTATGGGGCTGCCCCTACACACCAAAATTCCGAAACTAGGAAGCATCCTGATAGCTACGTAGGTACT CATATTTCATGTTTATCAACAAGTACCATGCAGCTTGGCAACTACTATGAAAGCTTTATTGTAAATATGAAAGGCCAACTCCTAAGATACACCAAGACCCTCTCTCTTGTAACCATGCTAGACCTCTCAGGGAATAACTTGAGTGGAGATCTTCCTATAGAAATGACAAACTTGTTGGGTTTGATCGTTCTCAACTTGTCAAGAAACCATTTCACTGGTCACATTCCCAAAAGCATTTCGAAGCTGAAGCAATTGTATTCTCTTGATCTCTCAAGTAATATGTTCTCCGGCGCTATTCCTCAAAGCTTGGGGCCACTCTCATTCCTGGG ATGTTCACGTTTGATGAATCCTCTTTTGCTGGAAATGTTGGCCTTTGTTGGAAATGTTGGCCTTTGTGGTGGTCCACTTGCTGTAAAATGTCCAGGTGATGACAAAAATGGGAAATCGGATAAGGAATGGATGACTCCCATGGATACTGGTAATGGTGACAGCTTCACTGATAAGTGGTTTTATTTGAGCATTGGATTGGGATTTGCAGCTGGAATTCTTGTCCCGTATTTGATAACGGCAATGAGAAAACCGTGGAGTGGAGCCTACTTTGATGTTGTTGATAAAGCTGTGGATAGAATACTATATCTGTGGTTGAAATATAGAACCATAAAGCAGAGGACTAGAGGGAATCAGCGAAGAAGATAA
- the LOC132800552 gene encoding receptor-like protein 18, producing the protein MTLLTRLNLPENHVEGEIPNSIGKLCYLMHFDISSNNVTSTLSEILEGTDCLSKKPPPSLQDLDLSNNNLVGKLPEWLEKVGPLMERIMRLLIFCFTVTRHFLSKTYAQLMNCLDSNREALINFKNGLHDPENRLFSWKGSHYCQWWGISRDSNTGVVIAVDLHDPHLQSHDSCSKYGFFNLSAQIRPSLTKLKSLKHLDLSLNTFPSIPIPDFFEYLENLQYLNISNVVFIGVIPPSFGTPSLGKISNLKYLDLNIDRSLVVDDVKWILVLSL; encoded by the exons ATGACATTACTTACTCGCTTAAATCTTCCTGAAAATCATGTTGAGGGTGAGATTCCAAACTCTATTGGAAAACTTTGCTACCTGATGCATTTTGATATATCAAGTAATAACGTGACTAGTACTTTATCCGAAATCCTTGAAGGAACAGATTGTCTTTCCAAGAAGCCACCACCTAGTCTACAGGATTTGGATTTGTCAAACAATAACCTGGTTGGTAAGTTACCAGAATGGCTAG AAAAGGTTGGACCTTTGATGGAAAGGATTATGAGGTTATTGATTTTCTGCTTTACAGTAACAAGACATTTTCTTTCTAAAACTTATGCACAGTTGATGAATTGCTTGGACTCAAATAGAGAGGCTCTTATAAACTTCAAGAATGGTCTTCATGATCCTGAAAATAGGCTTTTTTCTTGGAAAGGAAGCCACTATTGTCAATGGTGGGGAATAAGTCGTGATAGCAATACAGGAGTTGTTATTGCAGTTGATCTCCATGACCCACATCTGCAATCTCATGATTCTTGTAGCAAGTATGGATTCTTTAATCTCAGTGCCCAAATCAGGCCTTCATTAACAAAGCTCAAATCATTGAAACATTtggacttgagcttgaacacaTTCCCCAGCATCCCAATTCctgatttctttgaatatttggagAATCTGCAATATCTAAACATCTCAAATGTTGTATTCATTGGTGTGATTCCTCCAAGTTTCGGAACTCCAAGTTTaggaaaaatatcaaatttgaagTATCTCGATCTGAATATTGATAGGAGTTTGGTTGTTGATGACGTGAAATGGATTTTGGTCTTGTCTCTTTAA